CTGAAGAATGGCATGTTACAACATTTGTAAAGGATCACAATCATGAATTACTGTCACCCGAGGAAATGCGTTTTCTTCCTGCTAACCGCATTATCACTCCAGAGGATGAACAACAAATTTTACTATATAAAGAGGCCGGGCTCAATGTTCGACagattattaatgtaatggAACTTCAAAAACAAGTGAAACATGGTGATCTTTCTTTCCAAGAAAAAGATGTTCATAATTTGTTTGCTAGAGTGAGAAGAGCACTTGGAGATAATGATGCAATGGACCTTATGAATTATATGAAagcttcaaaagaaaaaaataataagtttcaATATGATTACACGGTTGATGAAGATATGAGGCTAGAAAACATATTCTGGTGTCAACCTCAAAGCTTCGATTGGTATGAAAAATTTGTTGATGTAATTGTATTTGATACAACTTACAAGGTCAATGCGTATGACATGCCATGTGCACTTTTCGTTGGCATTAATAATCATGGAAAAACTGTTCTGTTTGCAAGTGTGCTTCTTCGTAATGAGACTGTTAAAACATTTACGTGGTTGATGAAGGTATGTCTTTCAAATATCtaacttatttatatattccTAGTATATTATTCAtatcctttttctttcaattaatATGCAGACTTTTGTGTCCATCATGAAAAAACCATCCAAGACAATCATTACAGATCAAGATCCATGGATGACGGAAGCAATTGCAACCGAAATGCCAACTACAAAACATAGCTTTTGTATATGGCATATCACTTCCAAATTTAGTAGTTGGTTTGCAGCTCTTTTTCGCACCGAGTACCAAAATTGGTGTGGTGATTTCTATACACTTTATAAGATGACGTCTATAGAAGAATTCGAACATAGTTGGCCATTAGTTGTTGCAAAGTATAACTTGCAAAAAAACAATCATGTGCAAGGCTTATACAAAATTAGGAAGTCATGGGCTCCTGCCTATCTTcgaaattatttttttggtgGAATGAAATCAACTAGCAGATTAGAGAGCATTAATGCTTTTATTAAACGATTTGTTTTCTCTCGCACAAGTTTGAGAGAGTTTGTTAAACAGGTACTACGTTACAAatttatatcataatttttatatttctttataacTTTATAGTCATGCTCTTTTTAAGCCACTTTGctgttttcttgtttttctttttatatacttttaggTTGATTTAGCCGTTGAAGAAATTGGAATTCGCGAGGTGAAAGATAAAATGTCAAGTACACTTGCACTCGTTTCTTTAAAGACAAAATCCCCGTTGGAAGCACAAGCTTATGGAATTCTTACACCGTTTGCTTTCAGCAagtttcaagttgaatttgaaAGAGCAAACCAGTATTTGATTGTACACGTTGAAGGTAACGACTTTATTGTACGATACTTTGACAGTggaaatcataaaaatcataaggTATTTTGGGATGGTCACATTGCTTCGTGTAGTTGCAAGAATTTTGAGTTTTGGGGAATACTTTGTCGTCATATATTTCGGGCACTTCTTCACAAGGACTGTTTTAAGATACCGCCGATATACTTTCCTTTGCGTTGGAGTCAAGATTCTTTTCAAAGTGGTAGTGCAATGCAACGTTAATCACCAAACGTGTCATTGACTCAAACAAGTACGGCTCAAGGCACTGAATCGGAAAAAAGATACAACGTTTTGTGCCCCCCGAAATCAGCAACAAAAGGTCGTCCAAAAAAGAGGCGTATGAAAGGTGGGAAGGAATTGGGAAATCAGTCGCGTAATAGATGTTCCATATGCAAAGAATTAGgacatacaaaaacaaaatgtgaTAATAAGGAGAATAATGTTGCTGGAGAAAATGTCTCTTCAGATAATCCACAAAACAAGAGGAAGAAAATGGCTGGTAACCTTGGACTCAATCCAGTGTTTAGTTTGAAGTATTAAGacaactttttggtttttttgattCACGAACTTTTGAATAAGGCATTATGTTTTGGATGATACTTTGGTTTGtttatttatgtgataaaattatcaatttttaatctgtgtatttatttttcttttttgaataaGGCATTATGTTTTGGATTAAGTTAGAATGTTTGGTTTACTTTCACAACATAAGGAACGGACTGAATCAAAAGTCAAAGGAAGGAATATCCAAATTAATTACATCTTAAATTTGGAAAGTAATTAGTGCTAAAAAACATCCTATAGGGCTGTCATTAGAAAAtcccttatttttattattaactgaatgaatgaataaataatcCCAACGATAAACAAATTGATTGATGGATAGAAGTAAggtttagtttattattatcataattatTACTATTTGTTGTATAATGTAGCAGAAAAAAATGTCAACAACTACGGAGGAGGATAAACGGATAGCGACTATTGCTGATGGGATATATGTACGTGCATAACCATActctaaatttataattttttttatattatatgagTTAATTGAGGTTCAAATTgattaataaatacatataaaattgttaggtccagttttaactaaactggagctctccagtgacatctggagagcatgaggaattgtccgaaatattagaagtccagttgcattgtacaggtttagcaactgatgacttcctccagttgagatcagacgactagaatctgaagaccttccagttgaagtcaaagacaacaaatggaagatagagattggcaatggcagcgaagcccagttgacaatctaccagatcaatcaactggagaatcctccagtgtaaatgctcttacaaagctttacactgattacgaggaggacctttttactctacatccttttaaccggacaatgatattgtctttggataaagatacaaagatgtagagtggttgaataaagtaaccttttgtcttactttatttaacacacacaaaggattatttaaacaatacttttgtgtgctgtcaaccatatttgtacatcgaagttgagatccccatgctcaatcttcgactataaatagaggtccttgcacaagctgtttcaataactttgcaaatacatatattctgcaatattggtgaacttgtgcaatattctctcaatcgcaaaaagaaacatttcacaactctaagtgtttcgattgtttaggagaatttccaagtttagatcaattgtaattcatgggttgttaggatatttacattcttgtattatcttggttccgcaacaaccttgtattttatttaaacaagtaataaataaaatacacttgaaaattacatattgtctcaccagtttatatactcgtcatttatattattgcatgtattaatattctgtcactttaatacttaattccagttaacctggtacacgatcaaactaaactggtcacatccagattaattgatcgtgttgcaaagttcactcaccatcgacatagaggtgtcttcagcacccatctagtgatagttgggactaaaaagtggtatcagagcaggcaggttgaattgtttcaattctataacctaggtctgcttcgatggctgctgaaggtgagaatggttctggtccaaatgaatctaatcctaatattgctactcctttaaatactaaccctcctcctcctcctcctactcctggagctaaccacgttcatgtacattactccaactctcctgttcccaaattcgatgggaatggtgagacatttggtacatggaaggctagaatgctcttgcattttggtgggatagagaggtatatgttgaaaatccttaaggatgggccatatacacccatgtccagtggtgttagccctcttctcgaccccactgggagaagaggcaccagggaaaaatctgaggaacattggtcagatgaggatcgcagattggttgatcttgataccaaactgaaaaacatgattctttctgctatacctgaggaactaattcctactcttgtgctatttccaagtgcaaaatctatgtgggatgaattagttctccagtttgaaggaggaaatgacaccattgtcactagaaaggttgctctcaacaagaagtatgaatccttctttgctcttcccaatgaaagtttaactggtacttataccagatttactggcctaattaatcaacttagaggcttgggagtggagaaggataaggatattcttcttgaaaaattctgtgatgttttgccatccaaatgggcacacatggttcttgtcttaagacaaggaaagaccttgcatagccatactcttgcctctctttatggagccttcagatttactgaagataatgatgctgcaagattactcgctgaacaagatgctttaaaccatgctcagagttccaaggctgccaacttttctgggcaaccttgtgctgctttaatatctactgagaatgtccagtcacattctatgaaggaaatgttaaacaactttttgaactctggtctaaccactaatctcagtgatggttgtgaggaaactgacgatgatgatctggttgccatgattgctaaaacctttaataggtttaagcataaatctaatcgatttaatgggtccaataatgcttccaattcaatctcaatggataaggctaatcttacctgctataaatgtggtaagaaaggccatttcatgaaggaatgcagatctagtcagatgaactaccaaactggtcctattgtcccaaactttgttaaaactgatgattataaggccaaatacaagaaacttaaggcccagattgctctcatgtctcttgaacaaaataatgagaaagaaaagaacaagtgcatgatggctcaaactgaagggaaataggaactctctgatgattcatctgatgatgaagaagagattagagatttgtgtttcatggcattggagagtcaacaaccagtggtgaaggatgatgttgtatctggaagatgggttgatatcattttaaagaaggtaagggattatgatatcgaaattgattcagaactgaaattggatattgctgaatcattgaatgatgacttgttatttgttgaaaccatgagaactgactgtgaaagatatttagaaacagttttggttgaattaaacaacatgaaaagtcaagtaaatgatttgcaaagtgtccagttggctcttaaagagtcagatttgaaaaacgaggcattggaaagagataaccaaaaactgaaatttgatcttgaaaaagaacatatggttattaattctgggttcaagcatctggtaaaaattatgacgctttttctaaaaccattgatgctcaaaaaactgcctggaaatctggtgatcttcagatggcagctgttttacccacaattcaccaattgccagaatctgttaaaattgaaacaccttatgattcctctggcacaatcaaatctgaatccactaagaccaaccctgttgaggtcaaaactggagccaagaaggctaaagctccagttaaaaaggaatatggtgacaatcctttacctcataagtcaagtgagtcctcaactctaaagactaaaacccccgctgagccaaagtccaaaggccagcagcctgaagaaaaaaacattttggtaagaatggaaaatcaaatccaaatttgtcaaggcaggtacaaagttgtactgccagaattaagaatttggaaggaggtgcatcctcttctgttgaaaaacaaattgtcaaaactcctcctcaaaaacaaaagataaaacaatctgctcagaaaggagcatacatcgaaaagaaaaaggaggtcaatgttccactgaaaccaattgtttttattccagaaactggagagaaccctccagtttcctcatccagttcaacacctagtcaagcacatgggacttctcagaagaagtccagtggacccatcaagaaaagatgggttcacaaaaataactgatcactaacttgggtgtgcagggcgatcgaaacaaaaatatttggtatctggacagcgcagctggccggactatgaccggatgtaagccctgctggaagagttcactgcatgtgatggacctgcagtgacatttggtaatgatggaagtgggaaaactgaaggatatggtgttgttgacaatgggcagattcaattcactaaggttgcatttgtaaatggtttgaaatataacctgataagtgtcagtcaactttgtgatgatggatatagggtactgttcgacattgctcaaggcactgtttttaacaaggattggaaggtagtaatgattgcaccaagaaaagggaatgtgtacatcatgaacatggagcctactccaaaagagcattgtttctatgtcaaggctgatgaggacaccaactggctgtggcataaacggttatcccatcttaacttcaaaaatattaacaagttgtcaagaaagcaactagttgatgggatacctttgttttcctttaaaagggagaagccatgtccagggtgtgaaatgggcaaaaagaaaagagccagtttcaagaccaaacagaatttcagcatcactgaacctcttcacatgcttcatatggaccttttggtccagtgaatgttcaaactaaagctggtaaaaggtacactttggttgtggtcgatgaatacaccagattttgttgggtgatatttatcagatcaaagagtgatgcatctggtgaaattatctctctcatcaagcgaattgagctcaagtttaccaagaaagtttgtcagttgcgaagtgataacggtacagaattcatgaataaagaattggagacattttgcactgacactggcgtttctcaaaacttctcgtcagctcgttctccagaacaaaatggtgtggttgaaaggaagaatcgcacattgattgaagctgccagaagtatgttatctgaatctggtcttcccacctgttttgggctgaagctgtagcaactgcgtgtcacacccaaaaccggtcagtttatgtcaagagacataggaagactgcctatgaagtcctcaggaatcgtaagccaaatgttggatatttccatgtatttggctgtccagtttacattttaaacgattccagtcagttgggaaaatttgatgcaaaagctgacgaaggtgtctttgtgggtattcaaatattagaaaagcctatagagtttataattatagactccaaaaggtacatgagacaattcatgtcacgttcgatgaatcaaatgaagcaatcaacaaaagaccaaccttgatttatcttcagttgtcccagttgattttggtgtatctgatcaggttcatcaatcagttagtacaccagaaaatgtttccaaacaccaagtcttggaaccagttaaggtaaagaagaacttctgtgacacctcattctatccttctatcagttttaacctacctgaaaaactggtaattggatctgatgtgcgtgccacaacaacatcagaaccagttcaagcttctccagttcttcaagagatacctttgtttgaagataatcatgttaactcttcagttgacaataatgatgaagttgaagtagtttggactgatttctcctgttgctgcaacagttggagatcgtcaggtgtcttgcactgatgttgtattataccaacctagtcaatacactaaatggactgctgctcatcccattgagcagattattggcaatccagatagtggggttcagactagaagagccacaagtgatcaatgcttgaacgtcaccttcttatcactaattgaaccgaagaagattgacgaggctatggcagatccaagctgggttgaagctatgcaagaagaactcaaccagttcgaaaggaacaatgtttgggagcttgttccttgtcctccagggttaaagagagaacccattggaacgaggtgggtctaccggaacaagatggatgaagatggcaacgttgtcagaaacaaagctagattagttgccaagggttattgtcaagcagaaggtgttgatttcgatgaaacttttgctccagttgcaagacttgaagccatcagaattttcttggcttatgctgctcacttgcaattcaaggttttccagatggatgtaaaaagtgcgtttctgaatggcacattggaagaagaagtgtatgttacgcagactccaggcttcataaatgaaaagcatccacattgggtatatagactgaacaaagctttatatggtcttcgacaagccccaagagcctggtatgatactctaactaaacatcttctcaaaaatggttttcaaagaggtgcaatagataataccttgttatcttgaaagaaaaggtgatatcttgctggtacaaattatGTTGATGATTAtattgggtcaactgatgatggtgtaaaaggttttcaaaaattatgtctcaagaatatgagatgagtttaatgggtgaattaacattttcttaggtttacaaattaaacaaaccatggatggtatttttattaaccaagaaaaatatgtcagagatttttgagaaaatacaaatttgattcaatcccatcaaaaacacacctatttcagctccattaaatttggactctgacccaaatggaaaaccagtggaccaaaaagaatatcgtggaatggtggttcactgatgtatctaactgccagtcgaccagatataatgtttgcaacatgtttatgtgccagatttcaggcaaatccaaaagaatcacacttgcatgctgttaaacgcattttcaggtacctgaaagggtgccctagccttggtctttggtatcccaaaggctcagggttagatctaatgggttattcagattcagatcatgcaggttgtaagattgatagaaaatccacaactggtggatgtcatttcctagggggaaaactggtgagttggacaagtaagaagcagacttcagtctcaatgtctactgctgaggcagaatacatttctgcggccagttgctgtgcccagattctctggatcaaaaaccagttacttgattatggcatgaaattcacaagaaccccaatcttttgtgacaacaccagtgctattgctatatctcacaacccagtgatgcactcaaagacaaagcatattgatatcaggtatcacttcattcgtgatcatgttatgaaaggagatattgaaatacatttcatccccactgataaacagttagctgatgtttttacaaaacctcttgatgaaaagacttttaaacatctcatcagtgaactgg
The Erigeron canadensis isolate Cc75 chromosome 2, C_canadensis_v1, whole genome shotgun sequence DNA segment above includes these coding regions:
- the LOC122587961 gene encoding protein FAR1-RELATED SEQUENCE 11-like, coding for MFDLNNLPDEEYDEDIINETLNNEPFIGQTFNTFQEAYLFYENYAKQHGFTVRKDRSHKRNDTTVIRDICCHREGKKRLKLVDLSKNQRNRGSIKCGCNAHMCVTLKRSYDIFPEEWHVTTFVKDHNHELLSPEEMRFLPANRIITPEDEQQILLYKEAGLNVRQIINVMELQKQVKHGDLSFQEKDVHNLFARVRRALGDNDAMDLMNYMKASKEKNNKFQYDYTVDEDMRLENIFWCQPQSFDWYEKFVDVIVFDTTYKVNAYDMPCALFVGINNHGKTVLFASVLLRNETVKTFTWLMKTFVSIMKKPSKTIITDQDPWMTEAIATEMPTTKHSFCIWHITSKFSSWFAALFRTEYQNWCGDFYTLYKMTSIEEFEHSWPLVVAKYNLQKNNHVQGLYKIRKSWAPAYLRNYFFGGMKSTSRLESINAFIKRFVFSRTSLREFVKQVDLAVEEIGIREVKDKMSSTLALVSLKTKSPLEAQAYGILTPFAFSKFQVEFERANQYLIVHVEGNDFIVRYFDSGNHKNHKQKKMSTTTEEDKRIATIADGIYTFVSIMKKPSKTIITDQDPWMTEAIATEMPTTKQAFVYGISLPNLVVGLQLFFAPSTKLVWLISRLRIGIREVKDKMSSTLALVSLKTKSPLEAQAYGILTPFAFSKFQVEFERANQYLIFKNFEFWEILCRHIFRALLHKDVLDTADILSFALESRFFSSGSAMHR